The following proteins come from a genomic window of Yinghuangia sp. ASG 101:
- the mug gene encoding G/U mismatch-specific DNA glycosylase codes for MNTRYTREELAAAVGRTVPDVLGDGLDVLFCGINPGLMSAVTGHHFARPGNRFWPALHLSGFTPRLLRPDEEDQLPGLGLGITNVVARATAGAAELSADEYRAGGEILRGKVLAYRPRWLAVVGIGAYRVAFSAPKAVLGRQAVTVGDTRVWVLPNPSGLNAHFTAATLAAEFAKLRDAVAAAPG; via the coding sequence GTGAACACGCGCTATACCCGCGAAGAACTCGCCGCGGCGGTCGGGCGGACGGTGCCCGACGTGCTCGGGGACGGTCTCGACGTGTTGTTCTGCGGGATCAACCCGGGGCTGATGTCGGCGGTGACGGGCCATCACTTCGCGCGTCCCGGGAACCGCTTCTGGCCGGCGCTGCACCTGTCGGGGTTCACGCCCCGGCTGCTTCGGCCCGACGAAGAGGACCAATTGCCCGGTCTCGGGCTCGGCATCACCAATGTCGTCGCGCGCGCGACGGCGGGCGCGGCCGAGCTGTCCGCCGACGAGTACCGCGCGGGCGGCGAGATCCTGCGCGGCAAGGTGCTCGCGTACCGGCCGCGTTGGCTGGCGGTGGTCGGCATAGGCGCCTATCGCGTCGCCTTCTCCGCCCCCAAGGCGGTGCTCGGGCGGCAGGCCGTGACCGTGGGCGACACCCGCGTGTGGGTGCTCCCCAACCCCAGCGGCCTCAACGCCCACTTCACCGCCGCGACGCTCGCGGCCGAGTTCGCCAAGCTGCGCGACGCGGTGGCCGCGGCGCCGGGCTGA
- a CDS encoding ADP-ribosylglycohydrolase family protein: MTSALLSALPRPAPASPHARALDSLLGLTLGDALGAQFFVPDNLPLLRRRALPAAPWPWTDDTEMACSVFAEVVRNDRVDQDRLAAAFARRHDFDRGYGPTVNRMLRLIRAGGAWRELSAEPFDGQGSWGNGAAMRVAPLGAWFADDPERAAYEAAASAEVTHRHPEGVAGAVAVAVAAALAWQGRSEDPEAYVSAVAAATPPGLVRERLGAAVRLIDRGDPARVGRSLGSGRRVSAPDTVPFTIWVAARYRDDFEAAIWATASAGGDVDTTCAIVGGILGARVGRPGLPEAWCAAVEPLPAWTFPEEPAASEAPGTA, encoded by the coding sequence ATGACATCCGCTCTTCTCTCCGCCCTCCCCCGGCCCGCACCGGCGTCACCCCACGCCCGGGCCCTCGACTCCCTTCTCGGCCTGACCCTCGGCGACGCCCTCGGCGCGCAGTTCTTCGTCCCGGACAACCTGCCGCTGCTGCGGCGGCGCGCGCTCCCGGCGGCGCCGTGGCCGTGGACCGACGACACGGAGATGGCCTGCTCGGTGTTCGCCGAGGTCGTGCGCAACGACCGCGTCGACCAGGACCGGCTGGCCGCCGCGTTCGCCCGGCGCCACGACTTCGACCGCGGCTACGGACCGACCGTCAACCGCATGCTGCGACTGATCCGCGCGGGCGGCGCGTGGCGCGAGTTGTCCGCCGAGCCCTTCGACGGGCAGGGGTCGTGGGGCAACGGGGCCGCGATGCGCGTCGCGCCTCTGGGGGCGTGGTTCGCCGACGACCCCGAACGGGCGGCGTACGAGGCCGCCGCGTCGGCCGAGGTGACGCACCGTCACCCGGAGGGGGTGGCGGGAGCCGTCGCGGTTGCCGTCGCCGCCGCCCTGGCGTGGCAGGGACGGTCCGAGGACCCCGAGGCGTACGTGTCGGCGGTCGCCGCCGCGACCCCGCCCGGCCTGGTGCGTGAACGCCTGGGGGCCGCGGTGCGCCTGATCGACCGCGGGGACCCCGCCCGGGTCGGACGCAGCCTCGGCAGCGGCAGGCGCGTCAGCGCGCCGGACACCGTCCCGTTCACCATCTGGGTCGCCGCCCGGTACCGCGACGACTTCGAGGCCGCCATATGGGCCACCGCGTCGGCCGGCGGCGACGTCGACACGACGTGTGCGATCGTCGGCGGCATTCTCGGCGCGCGCGTCGGCCGCCCCGGTCTCCCCGAGGCGTGGTGCGCGGCGGTGGAGCCGTTGCCCGCCTGGACGTTTCCGGAGGAGCCGGCGGCCTCCGAGGCCCCCGGGACCGCGTGA
- a CDS encoding ABC-F family ATP-binding cassette domain-containing protein yields the protein MTTTSVVCTDLDFSWPDGGALFRGLQLAVGPGRTGLVGLNGAGKSTLLRLMAGELAPARGSVSVHGRLGYLPQNLTLDTEARVDDVLGIAAKRAALHAIEAGSVDEAHFAAVGDDWDVEERASATLARLGLGRLELDRTTGRLSGGECVLLALAGQLMRQPDVLLLDEPTNNLDLVARELLYDAVESWRGALIVVSHDRELLDLVDQIADLRDGGVRWFGGTFTEYERALEVEQDAAERMVRVAESDVRRQKRELADAQVKLARRVRYGQKMWDNKREPKVVMSARKRQAQVTAGKHRTVHTERLAGARERLTEAERAVRDDDAIRVDLPLTAVPAGRVVVSLPGVRLRHGPRVKLDVRGPERIALVGRNGSGKTTLLRTVAGLAAPEGGEVKREVPLRYLPQRLDLLFDELTIAENVGRFAPGATDNEIRARLARFLFKGRKADQRADTLSGGERFRATLAALLLAEPPPQLLMLDEPTNNLDLSGVRQLTEALESYQGAVIVASHDVPFLRDIDATRWLRLDGEGLTRVDPM from the coding sequence TTGACCACGACGTCCGTCGTCTGCACCGACCTCGATTTCTCCTGGCCGGACGGCGGCGCGCTCTTCCGCGGCCTCCAGCTCGCGGTCGGGCCGGGACGCACCGGCCTGGTCGGGCTGAACGGCGCCGGCAAATCGACGCTGCTGCGCCTGATGGCGGGCGAACTGGCGCCCGCGCGCGGCTCGGTGAGCGTGCACGGCCGGCTCGGCTACCTGCCGCAGAATCTCACGCTCGACACCGAGGCCCGTGTCGACGACGTCCTCGGCATCGCGGCCAAGCGTGCCGCGCTGCACGCCATCGAGGCGGGCAGCGTCGACGAGGCGCACTTCGCCGCCGTCGGCGACGACTGGGACGTCGAGGAACGCGCCTCCGCGACCCTCGCCCGACTCGGGCTCGGCCGCCTGGAGTTGGACCGCACGACCGGCCGGCTCTCCGGCGGCGAGTGCGTACTCCTGGCGCTGGCAGGGCAGTTGATGCGGCAGCCGGACGTGCTGCTGTTGGACGAGCCGACCAACAACCTCGACCTCGTGGCGCGCGAACTGCTGTACGACGCCGTCGAGTCGTGGCGGGGCGCGCTGATCGTGGTCAGCCACGACCGCGAACTCCTCGACCTGGTCGACCAGATCGCCGACCTGCGCGACGGCGGGGTGCGCTGGTTCGGCGGGACGTTCACCGAGTACGAGCGCGCGTTGGAGGTCGAACAGGACGCCGCGGAGCGCATGGTCCGCGTCGCCGAGTCCGACGTACGCCGCCAGAAGCGCGAACTCGCGGACGCCCAGGTCAAATTGGCGCGGCGGGTGCGCTACGGCCAGAAGATGTGGGACAACAAGCGCGAGCCGAAGGTCGTGATGAGCGCCCGCAAACGCCAGGCACAGGTCACCGCGGGCAAGCACCGCACCGTGCACACCGAACGGCTCGCGGGGGCGCGTGAGCGGCTGACCGAGGCCGAGCGCGCGGTCCGCGACGACGACGCGATCCGCGTCGACCTGCCCCTCACGGCGGTACCCGCCGGGCGCGTGGTCGTCTCCCTCCCGGGGGTGCGGCTGCGCCACGGCCCGCGCGTGAAGCTGGACGTCCGGGGCCCGGAGCGCATCGCCCTGGTCGGCCGCAACGGCTCGGGCAAGACGACGCTGCTGCGGACCGTCGCGGGGCTGGCGGCCCCGGAGGGGGGCGAGGTCAAACGGGAGGTCCCGCTGCGGTATCTCCCGCAACGCCTGGATCTGCTGTTCGACGAGCTGACGATCGCGGAGAACGTCGGGCGCTTCGCACCGGGCGCGACCGACAACGAGATCCGGGCGCGCCTGGCCCGGTTCCTGTTCAAGGGGCGCAAGGCCGACCAGCGGGCCGACACGCTGTCGGGCGGCGAGCGCTTCCGGGCGACGCTGGCCGCGCTGCTGCTGGCCGAGCCGCCTCCGCAGCTGCTGATGCTGGACGAGCCGACCAACAACCTCGACTTGTCCGGCGTCCGGCAGCTCACCGAGGCGCTGGAGTCGTACCAGGGCGCTGTGATCGTGGCGAGCCACGACGTGCCGTTCCTGCGCGACATCGACGCCACGCGGTGGCTGCGGCTCGACGGCGAGGGATTGACGCGGGTCGATCCGATGTGA
- a CDS encoding F0F1 ATP synthase subunit B family protein → MGPLKPDVTELIVAVVCFALVFVIVGRVLLPRIARVLEERHDLTEGRLDEADGIKEEIAGVAQELQRELGEGRREAARVRQELVEEGAEAIASLRAEGQRVREELVASNHRAIAEERAIAEAALHAELGLIATELAGKVVGESLGDFVTSGDTVERFLADVQAHAEENAAS, encoded by the coding sequence ATGGGACCGCTGAAGCCTGATGTCACCGAACTTATCGTCGCCGTCGTCTGTTTCGCGCTCGTCTTCGTGATCGTCGGCAGGGTCCTGCTGCCGCGCATCGCCCGTGTCCTCGAGGAACGCCACGACCTCACCGAAGGCCGTCTCGACGAGGCCGACGGCATCAAGGAGGAGATCGCCGGGGTCGCGCAGGAGCTGCAGCGCGAGCTGGGCGAGGGGCGCCGCGAGGCGGCTCGGGTGCGGCAGGAGCTGGTCGAGGAGGGCGCCGAGGCCATCGCGTCGCTGCGGGCGGAAGGCCAGCGCGTGCGCGAGGAGCTGGTGGCGTCGAACCACCGTGCGATCGCGGAGGAGCGTGCGATCGCCGAGGCGGCGCTGCACGCGGAGCTTGGCCTCATCGCCACCGAGCTGGCCGGCAAGGTCGTGGGCGAGTCGCTCGGCGACTTCGTCACCTCCGGCGACACCGTCGAACGCTTCCTCGCCGACGTGCAGGCGCACGCCGAGGAGAACGCGGCAAGCTGA
- a CDS encoding amidase, translating to MEYDEYRGHDAVGLAGLVARGEVKPVELLELAIGRAEAVNHRFNAIVRPMYDIARERAKLPLAGPFAGVPFLLKDLAQDYAGLPTGSGSRALATYPMPEHAEVVRRWLDAGLVVFGKTNTPEFGAKAVTEPAANGPSRNPWNIAHTPGGSSGGSAAAVAAGIVPAAGGNDGGGSIRIPAACCGLFGLKPGRGLVPSGPAYAEMLHGAAVNGVLTRSVRDSAAMLDVIAGIDPAGPYVPALPETSYRELARREPRRLRIGYATASPIGMDVSSEAVAAVEDAVGLLRELGHVVEEAQTGVNERQLARDFLTLLFASIAADIDLVRRGTGCGEDQFELDTRIMAAVGRATNAPAYVASHNRWNEHSHRLALFHESYDLLLTPTLAHPPARVGQVATPVWMEAAGRLLLAVRSAGLLAMTDLVDRVADENLRWTPYTQLANITGRPAMSVPTHWTAEGLPLGVQFVAGLGGEGLLLSLATQLEQARPWFDRQPPQ from the coding sequence ATGGAATACGACGAGTACCGCGGTCACGACGCGGTGGGGTTGGCCGGGCTGGTGGCGCGCGGCGAGGTGAAACCCGTCGAGCTGCTGGAACTGGCCATCGGCCGCGCGGAGGCGGTCAACCACCGGTTCAACGCGATCGTGCGCCCGATGTACGACATCGCCCGCGAGCGGGCCAAGCTGCCGCTCGCGGGGCCGTTCGCGGGTGTCCCCTTCCTGCTCAAGGATCTGGCGCAGGACTACGCCGGCCTGCCCACGGGATCGGGGTCGCGCGCGCTCGCGACGTACCCGATGCCCGAGCACGCGGAGGTCGTCCGCCGCTGGCTGGACGCCGGGCTGGTGGTCTTCGGGAAGACGAACACCCCCGAGTTCGGTGCCAAGGCGGTCACCGAGCCCGCGGCGAACGGGCCGTCGCGCAATCCGTGGAACATCGCGCACACGCCCGGCGGTTCGAGCGGCGGTTCGGCGGCGGCGGTCGCGGCGGGCATCGTGCCGGCGGCGGGCGGCAACGACGGCGGCGGATCGATCCGCATCCCGGCGGCGTGCTGCGGCCTGTTCGGCCTCAAGCCGGGGCGCGGCCTGGTGCCCAGCGGCCCGGCGTACGCGGAGATGCTGCACGGTGCGGCGGTCAACGGCGTCCTCACGCGCAGTGTGCGCGACTCGGCGGCGATGCTCGACGTGATCGCGGGCATCGACCCGGCCGGCCCGTATGTGCCGGCGCTGCCGGAGACTTCGTACCGCGAACTCGCGCGCCGCGAACCGCGTCGGCTGCGCATCGGCTACGCGACCGCGTCGCCGATCGGGATGGACGTCTCGTCCGAGGCCGTCGCGGCGGTGGAGGACGCCGTGGGGCTGCTGCGCGAGCTCGGCCATGTCGTCGAGGAGGCGCAGACCGGCGTCAACGAGCGGCAGTTGGCCCGGGACTTCCTCACCCTGCTGTTCGCGTCGATCGCGGCCGACATCGACCTCGTGCGGCGCGGAACGGGGTGCGGCGAGGACCAATTCGAGCTGGACACGCGCATCATGGCCGCGGTCGGCCGCGCGACCAACGCGCCGGCGTACGTCGCGTCGCACAACCGCTGGAACGAACACAGCCACCGTCTCGCGCTGTTCCACGAGTCGTACGACCTGCTGCTGACCCCGACGCTCGCCCATCCGCCCGCCAGGGTGGGCCAGGTCGCGACGCCGGTGTGGATGGAGGCGGCCGGGCGGCTGCTGCTCGCGGTGCGCAGTGCGGGCCTGCTGGCGATGACCGACCTCGTGGACCGTGTCGCCGACGAGAACCTGCGCTGGACGCCGTACACGCAACTGGCCAACATCACCGGGCGCCCCGCGATGTCGGTGCCGACCCACTGGACGGCGGAAGGTCTGCCGTTGGGGGTGCAGTTCGTGGCGGGTCTGGGCGGTGAGGGCCTGCTCCTGTCGCTCGCGACGCAACTGGAGCAGGCGCGCCCGTGGTTCGACCGGCAGCCGCCGCAGTAG
- a CDS encoding SDR family oxidoreductase, giving the protein MSILSRLSEPVIPARMPVVVPAPTLMSAALPSPASSPDFSSVPRPADTSSGAEEPPTDLPVVLLTGASGVVGEAIARALRPSFHIVALRGRRASVHAHAEISVDLASPRLGLDSSAWTELAARADVVVHAGGRACFDDNADDFHCVNVSGSRRMAELAHDADAPLIHISTAFVDHIDHAREAAAMIPGDCSARPLTYLESKIAAERAVAASDAVACVVRPSVVMGDAGTGWIPEYQAVHGHIKMLLGGARISACGPHQRLDMVPRDLLGRAVAALALRAVADAGRLPALYRVCAGAAALTCEEFAEQVGETARAAGLRLPRPEFHDPAKAPLIDFPNWAGLPERTREVLAIQAAGSTILGAGEVFPTSLGGRELPESPAPLTPSQALRNLDADVRFVLAGGR; this is encoded by the coding sequence GTGAGCATCTTGTCCCGCCTGTCCGAGCCTGTGATCCCGGCCCGCATGCCGGTGGTCGTACCCGCCCCGACGCTGATGTCGGCGGCCCTGCCGTCGCCGGCCTCCTCGCCGGACTTCTCCTCGGTCCCTCGGCCCGCCGACACCTCGTCCGGCGCGGAGGAACCGCCGACCGACCTGCCGGTCGTCCTGCTGACCGGGGCCAGCGGCGTGGTCGGCGAAGCGATCGCCCGCGCGCTGCGCCCCTCCTTCCACATCGTCGCGCTGCGCGGCCGACGCGCGTCCGTGCACGCACACGCCGAGATATCCGTCGACCTGGCGTCCCCGCGACTCGGCCTCGACAGCAGTGCCTGGACGGAACTCGCGGCCCGCGCCGACGTCGTCGTGCACGCGGGGGGTCGGGCGTGCTTCGACGACAACGCCGACGATTTCCACTGCGTGAACGTGTCCGGCTCGCGCCGCATGGCGGAGCTGGCCCACGACGCGGACGCGCCGCTGATCCACATATCGACCGCGTTCGTCGACCACATCGACCACGCGCGCGAGGCCGCCGCGATGATCCCCGGCGACTGCTCGGCCCGGCCGCTGACCTACCTCGAATCGAAGATCGCCGCGGAGCGCGCGGTCGCCGCGTCCGACGCCGTGGCGTGTGTGGTCCGCCCGTCGGTGGTCATGGGGGACGCGGGCACCGGCTGGATTCCCGAGTACCAGGCGGTGCACGGACACATCAAGATGCTGCTCGGCGGTGCCAGGATCTCCGCGTGCGGGCCGCACCAGCGCCTCGACATGGTCCCGCGCGACCTGCTCGGCCGCGCGGTGGCGGCCCTCGCGCTGCGGGCCGTCGCCGATGCCGGACGGCTGCCCGCCCTCTACCGCGTCTGTGCCGGGGCCGCCGCACTGACCTGCGAGGAGTTCGCCGAGCAGGTGGGGGAGACCGCCCGGGCCGCCGGGCTGCGACTGCCGCGGCCCGAGTTCCACGACCCGGCGAAGGCCCCGCTGATCGACTTCCCGAACTGGGCGGGCCTGCCCGAGCGCACGCGCGAGGTCCTCGCGATCCAGGCCGCCGGCAGCACGATCCTCGGTGCGGGCGAGGTCTTCCCCACCTCCCTCGGAGGCCGCGAACTGCCGGAATCCCCGGCTCCCCTGACGCCAAGTCAGGCGCTGCGCAACCTCGACGCGGACGTACGGTTCGTGCTGGCCGGCGGACGCTGA
- a CDS encoding DNA alkylation repair protein — protein MSPEPGTAPLPADLAARVDEALAAFADPVRAEGAKRYLRSDLTHYGVAVPDIRAEVRARRKAHPVLTHTDVVAVTRALWARPVHETRLAACLWLEAYADRLVTDDTGLLAGMIGEADTWALVDVLAGSVAGRLLLRLPETVPAYRAWAAQEEMWLRRSGVLAFLLPIRSAETYARWFPVFTEVADPLLPDTRFFVRKAVGWVLREATRHHPDGVVDWVAGRLDRISGLTLREALKRVAEERKAPLIRAHRGQAV, from the coding sequence ATGTCGCCCGAGCCTGGCACCGCTCCCCTGCCCGCCGATCTCGCCGCGCGCGTCGACGAGGCGCTGGCCGCGTTCGCGGACCCGGTCCGGGCCGAGGGCGCGAAGCGCTACCTCCGCAGCGACCTGACGCACTACGGGGTCGCGGTCCCGGACATCCGCGCCGAGGTGCGGGCCCGCCGCAAAGCGCACCCCGTCCTGACGCACACCGACGTCGTCGCCGTGACCCGCGCGCTCTGGGCGCGGCCCGTGCACGAGACGCGCCTCGCGGCCTGCCTGTGGCTGGAGGCGTACGCCGACCGGCTCGTCACGGACGACACCGGGCTGCTGGCCGGGATGATCGGCGAGGCCGACACCTGGGCGCTGGTCGACGTGCTCGCCGGATCGGTGGCCGGGCGCCTGCTGTTGCGCCTGCCCGAGACCGTGCCGGCGTACCGCGCGTGGGCGGCGCAGGAGGAGATGTGGCTGCGGCGTTCCGGCGTGCTGGCGTTTCTGCTGCCGATCAGGTCGGCGGAGACGTACGCGCGCTGGTTCCCGGTGTTCACCGAGGTCGCCGACCCGCTGCTGCCGGACACGCGGTTCTTCGTGCGCAAGGCCGTCGGCTGGGTGCTGCGGGAGGCGACCCGGCACCATCCCGACGGCGTGGTCGACTGGGTGGCGGGGCGCCTGGACCGGATCTCGGGGCTGACGCTCCGCGAGGCGCTCAAACGTGTGGCCGAGGAGCGCAAGGCGCCGCTGATCCGCGCCCACCGGGGTCAGGCGGTCTGA
- a CDS encoding serine/threonine-protein kinase encodes MSAWAPLEPGDPAAVGPFQVLARLGDGGMGRVFLARSAAGRWVAVKTIRPEFAAVGEFRRRFAHEAQAARRVSGVFTASVVDSDPVAHFPWIATAYVPAPSLRHLIRTCGPQPARTVMWLGAGIAEALQSIHAVGVVHRDLKPSNILLDEDGPRVIDFGVVHAEGTYVSTGGTAAIGTPGFMSPEQAYGNVAVTTASDVYGLGLTLIQLAQGEAPVPVHTAVDLDEPLRGIVELCLRRDPGLRPSPAEVVRLLADEVDLVAHDNAQGWLDEKGWDLVRAFRDAPMPAMPESRTQAVPPPPKVPPGTQMLRAVTPRATPAPPEPSPRRYSAARAYAPPQSPVDHATIAPYDHACRLAQDGHTNEALEAFQHANQVAVQTFGPWHAYAVCSLLGVVDATGILGWPAAARDQAASAARGAYHALGADHPFTLLVRGEHVRWIGLAGNAAGAAEAAAVLAGDYLRTMGAVAPDTFSVRGEWAMWVGRSGDGERAMRHFERLVGDCRAALGDEAMVTLDAKNAFAHWVGVTGDVTRAAHLYGLLVAEAEARYGATSPYASSVRARLEAWTAPTTPA; translated from the coding sequence GTGTCCGCTTGGGCTCCGCTGGAGCCGGGGGACCCGGCCGCGGTCGGGCCGTTCCAGGTGCTGGCCCGGCTCGGCGACGGCGGCATGGGGCGCGTCTTCCTGGCCCGGTCCGCCGCCGGGCGCTGGGTCGCGGTGAAGACGATCCGTCCCGAGTTCGCGGCCGTCGGGGAGTTTCGGCGCAGGTTCGCCCACGAGGCACAGGCGGCCCGCCGGGTCAGCGGGGTGTTCACCGCGTCGGTGGTGGACAGCGACCCGGTCGCGCACTTCCCGTGGATCGCGACCGCGTACGTCCCCGCGCCCTCGCTGCGCCACCTCATCCGCACGTGCGGTCCGCAACCCGCGCGGACCGTGATGTGGCTCGGTGCCGGGATCGCCGAGGCGCTCCAGTCGATCCACGCCGTCGGCGTCGTCCACCGGGACCTCAAGCCGTCGAACATCCTGCTCGACGAAGACGGCCCGCGCGTCATCGACTTCGGGGTGGTGCACGCCGAAGGCACGTACGTCTCCACCGGGGGCACGGCGGCGATCGGCACGCCCGGTTTCATGTCGCCCGAACAAGCGTACGGAAACGTCGCGGTCACCACCGCCAGCGACGTGTACGGCCTCGGGCTCACCCTGATCCAACTGGCCCAGGGCGAGGCCCCGGTGCCCGTGCACACGGCCGTCGACCTGGACGAACCCCTGCGCGGCATCGTGGAGTTGTGCCTGCGCCGCGACCCCGGGCTGCGGCCGAGCCCGGCCGAGGTCGTGCGCTTGCTGGCGGACGAGGTCGACCTGGTCGCCCACGACAACGCCCAGGGCTGGCTCGACGAGAAGGGCTGGGACCTGGTCCGCGCGTTCCGCGACGCGCCCATGCCGGCGATGCCCGAGTCGCGGACCCAGGCCGTGCCGCCGCCGCCCAAGGTGCCGCCGGGGACGCAGATGCTGCGCGCGGTCACCCCTCGGGCCACCCCCGCCCCGCCGGAGCCCAGCCCCCGGCGCTACAGCGCCGCGCGGGCGTACGCCCCGCCGCAGTCCCCGGTCGACCACGCCACGATCGCCCCCTACGACCACGCCTGCCGCCTGGCGCAGGACGGGCACACCAACGAGGCGCTGGAGGCGTTCCAGCACGCCAACCAGGTCGCGGTCCAGACATTCGGACCGTGGCACGCGTACGCGGTCTGCTCGCTGCTCGGGGTCGTCGACGCGACCGGGATCCTGGGCTGGCCCGCGGCGGCCCGCGACCAGGCCGCGTCGGCGGCGCGCGGCGCGTACCACGCGCTCGGCGCCGATCACCCCTTCACCCTGCTCGTGCGCGGCGAACACGTGCGCTGGATCGGGCTCGCCGGGAACGCCGCGGGCGCCGCGGAGGCCGCCGCGGTGCTCGCGGGCGACTACCTGCGGACGATGGGCGCGGTGGCCCCCGACACGTTCTCGGTGCGGGGGGAGTGGGCGATGTGGGTCGGCCGGTCCGGCGACGGGGAGCGCGCCATGCGCCACTTCGAACGCCTGGTCGGCGACTGCCGCGCCGCGCTCGGCGACGAGGCCATGGTGACGCTCGACGCCAAGAACGCCTTCGCCCACTGGGTCGGCGTCACCGGCGACGTGACCCGCGCCGCGCACTTGTACGGCCTGCTGGTCGCCGAGGCCGAGGCCCGCTACGGCGCGACCAGCCCCTACGCGTCCAGCGTCCGCGCCCGCCTGGAAGCCTGGACCGCCCCAACCACCCCGGCCTGA
- a CDS encoding PPOX class F420-dependent oxidoreductase, which produces MTSTTAFSPAELAYLLDQRLGRLATVAPDGTLQNNPVGYTVDNVRGTIEIRGYTMGASRKFRNVAENPEIAFVVDDIASLDPWTVRGIEIRGTAEAVRGEKPAGEGLSPDIIRIHPRRVVAWGIDPESPGMAGRAFRRPA; this is translated from the coding sequence ATGACTTCGACGACAGCCTTCTCCCCCGCCGAACTCGCGTATCTGCTGGACCAGCGGCTGGGCCGCCTCGCGACGGTCGCCCCCGACGGGACGCTCCAGAACAACCCGGTCGGCTACACGGTCGACAACGTGCGCGGCACCATCGAGATCCGCGGCTACACCATGGGCGCGAGCCGGAAGTTCCGGAACGTCGCCGAGAACCCCGAGATCGCCTTCGTGGTCGACGACATCGCCTCCCTCGACCCGTGGACGGTACGCGGCATCGAGATCCGCGGCACCGCCGAGGCCGTACGCGGGGAGAAGCCCGCCGGTGAGGGGCTGAGCCCCGACATCATCCGCATCCACCCGCGCCGCGTGGTGGCTTGGGGAATCGATCCGGAGAGCCCCGGGATGGCAGGGCGCGCCTTCCGCCGTCCCGCCTGA
- a CDS encoding MarR family winged helix-turn-helix transcriptional regulator: MTEQPPGFVLPLRLIMAFRAIVDEVHAELADQGHPDVRPLFGFVFQAIGPHGTTAADLARALGVSKQAAGKTIATLADLGYVAVSPDPGDARRKLVNLTPHGVDCLVRTNRAFDAIRDRWVDRLGAERVRALDADLGRMAPGDVFRLDMPGWFGGAG, encoded by the coding sequence ATGACGGAGCAGCCGCCGGGCTTCGTGTTGCCGCTGCGGCTGATCATGGCGTTCCGCGCGATCGTCGACGAGGTGCACGCCGAGCTGGCCGACCAGGGCCACCCCGACGTCCGGCCGCTGTTCGGCTTCGTCTTCCAGGCCATCGGTCCGCACGGCACGACCGCCGCCGACCTGGCACGCGCGCTCGGCGTGTCGAAGCAGGCGGCGGGCAAGACGATCGCGACGCTGGCGGACCTCGGGTACGTCGCCGTCAGCCCCGACCCCGGCGACGCGCGCCGCAAGCTCGTCAACCTGACCCCGCACGGCGTCGACTGCCTCGTGCGTACGAACCGCGCCTTCGACGCCATCCGCGACCGCTGGGTCGACCGGCTCGGCGCGGAGCGGGTGCGCGCACTCGACGCCGACCTGGGGCGCATGGCGCCCGGGGACGTGTTCCGGCTCGACATGCCGGGGTGGTTCGGGGGCGCGGGCTGA